Below is a genomic region from Medicago truncatula cultivar Jemalong A17 chromosome 3, MtrunA17r5.0-ANR, whole genome shotgun sequence.
gtattttatagaaaaatagaTGTTTTTGTAGAGATTTGATATGAatgtattttactattttatagAAAATAGCATTTAGATTTATATTCAGTCACATTGTATTATAGCAAATgtgttaaagaaatgatatttgtaataacttttatgacaactttctctctaatactcacatataattttactttatctctctaccgctttgatttttgtgctaaaacctactttttctttgtaaattttatgGTTGTCTAATAAGTTATcaatcaaatggttgttcaaataacacaactcaatGTGTTAAAAGCACTTAATAGATGATCTCTaggttaattttgttttccacACTAACTTTCTAATATTAAAAAGGAAAACGGGCAAAGTGCTTATGAcgtattattattaaaaaaattataaattaaagtacCAAAAAATGGAGTTCTCCATTGTAGAAAGACCGGATTTTCTGTGGTGggattttaattttcattggaTTCTCTTTGAACAAATTTTATCACCCACCCCCTTTTTTGGTATCACTTAGGTGACATAGAATTTGCGACATTgatcaaccacaatgtcaccagtgacttttttctctctctctttcacaaggaTTGTGACGTTGCGATTGGCCAATGTTACCAATTCTATATCACCCAAGTGCTATCCTTTTTCTTATACTAGTATATTCTATAGAATCCTGCTCATTTTTATGAATGATGAGAATCTCACCAGATGAAAATGTAACATATGCACGACTTTGCAAACTGCAAAATACcatattatcttttttcttcACACAAAACCCACCTGTTACACAGAGAAAATTACAAAGCTTTTATATACAACAAACTCAGGCATCATTGTGAGTCATTCAAAGAAAGACTTGGGTTCAACAACAATGCTGAGAGAAGTATATTCCTGGAAAGCCTCACTTTCTGGACATCTTAGACCAAAGATACACAATAGTGAAACATATTAATGCGAAAAGGACCACATGAACAATATGGTTTGAACCATTTCGCACGATACTCCTGTTCAATCTTCTTAGATTATTCTTCACCCCAGCTTGAGCCTTTGCCACTGTCATTTGCTGCATTAAAACAGACAAAAACAAAGTATTAAGAAGACGGGCATGTATATTCTTTCTAAAAAGGTCATGAATGATGTACCAAGGACAGATCAATGACAACACATCAATACTCAACAAAAGCCAGCCAAAACATATTTCCTATGTATTCATTTTCTGAAGCTGTAAATCGtcgaatataaatatataaacaatgGACAAACTTTGCatcaatttaattcattttcacaTGCAAAAccatagattattattattataatccAAGATAATAATCCTAAAGTAACGAGGACCAACTGCTAGAGGGCCAAAACTTCTTTTGAACGAGTGCTTGAAATGTTTTgcataaatttgattttgtaaattcatataactaaaattgaatttgaagtgaagtaatttatgtttggatgttTATATTCTAAAAGCAAGTTTGATGTAAAACTTGATTAATCTTCATATGCAAAACGAAACTCTAACCTAACCATCCTAAAGTAAGGAAGACCCAATAGATGGTTCAGAACTTCATCTCGATTCAAGTTTTACATAGAGGTCCACTAGAGATCATAAACTATCAAGGTAGACcacaaaaatatttcttttgtaaaatggattttattttttcttttataagtCAAAGGTTCAAAATAAAGTAGCAGCATTAACAGCACGAATTCCCATTataatttcaagttttattATCCTAAACATCATAAGAAAGTGACCCTAATTAAGTTACTGATTGAGAAACATATCCTTTCACGGTTAGTGTTTCAAAGTTCAACATCTAAAGAATTAAAATTTTTGATAGTAATTAGTAAATCCATTTTCCTGATATCATAAAGCATGTAACCATATATACATGTACTCTTTTCTCAGGCTAATCCCAATGTATGAGTAGAATATATGTTATCCAATAAATGATGTATCAgctgattataaaaaaaaatgatgtaccAGCTGTTCCAGAAAATCTTTTTGAGACTTGACTTCTGTACCTATCTCTTCAGCAACCTGCAGCAAACATGTGCAAAGTTATACGACAACAAtaggaatcaaaaacaaaaacaggaaggaaaagaaaaacctCTGAACCTGATATGGTTTCATCAAACTAACTATAACGATAGAAAATACATAGCAGCACATAATTCAACAATAAGTCAAGCTACTAAGCCTCTATTACACTCCGTGGGAAGCAGCATCCGTCGGTTATGAAATATCATATGATTCGTATCCACTATACAagttatattttctaaaatgaGACATGCATTTTTAAAGTACCGGATTTCGCATTATTTATTTCGGGTAGCTTTCACGTAGCTTTGGGTGAATGATCCTAAAAACGATCCACCAATCAAACTAATGAAAAAAGTTAACTAGCATCATTCATAAACAAGCAAATACAAGATCAATTTGACTATATGATTCTCTTAATTTtccctccttttttttttttctagataaAAAACATGAATATAATCCTTCTCCAACATACATAGCTCAAcctaaaaatcatcataatttaaaataaaataaaataaacaaattttatagtgTTGATGCATAAATAGGAAGAAAATAGATAGATTACATTTCTCAATTTTCGAACTTGACCACGAAGACCGGTAATTTCATCATCGAAATCACCAACAGGATCAATACGCAATTGAATTTCATCGGAGGATGCAGCAGGGGTTCTGGTGCTAAGTCCCTCTCTGcatttgaatgaatttaaacattTCAATATCAATTTATTTGAATCGAAGAAATTGAAAGAGAGGAAAGGTGTATGTTACCTTGATCGGAAAGGGGCAGCATCGCCGTAAAAGGATCCGCCTCTGAGCGAATTCGACATTGAAATTGTAGAAAACcctttaattgaattgaattttagGGTTGATTTTCTTCTTCGCTAGAACGAACGAATAAGGGGATATCAAATTCTTAATCCCACAACTTTATCGATTTCGAACTATTTCTTTTGCTTTCGTCTTTCTTTTTCCAACAAGGCAACAGGtagattgattttttatatttttttttctattctttcttttataaataaaacatgcttaaaaataatttgatcaaGTGAAAGTGTCAATCAAATAATGTCACACAACTCGCACTAGACAACGGATAACAAAACATCAAACTCAAGACAACGAAATCAAGAAAATACACACAAGTTATCCACAAAGAAACAACTCGTTTAGATTAAAAGTATAGATGAAAAAACTTGATCGACAaataattacttatttaaattaagggtcttgttaacgagtgtctccgGATCACTCTTTAAGCATGTTAAATTAagcaattattctttaaaaatgtcaaagttTTCAATTTACAATGCACTGATtacacaaactttcataaaaaaatattatttaaggtCCTTAATCAATGTTCCGGGAACAccagttaacatttcccaattaaattaaaagaagaaaaaaagacttTGATGGATGATTATGTCATAAAATGACCCAAAACTATTTATCCCCGACGAATGGCGGagaaagaaaattttgaaagaatgTGAAATATGATCGACGGGTGAGTGTTGTTAATggaaaaatttctaaaataaaattatcatgtTTCATACTTAATAATGGGTCCATAAATTCTAACTCATCTAAAAAAAggtcaaaatttattaaatcaGACTTATTGATCAACATTCGGATTGTCATTtctctatctacaaaaaaaactctaactcacattttgaatttttggttatttacttgatttcaaaacaattttccACTTATCTAAAAAACAGTTTTCTATAAAACCCAACAATGTCAATCACCAATTTGACCATCACCAATCACAACGTCAACCACCACTCTAATTATGGCCGATCACCATTTTGTTCACCTTTGATTATCATTTTGACCACCTTCTAGAGCTCTAACCAGTGCTATGTCTAGCGAAAACCACCATTGGTTACCACCATCAACTACCACTATAATCAACGTCAACCGCCACTCTAACCATCATACCAACAAATTCACCACCACCAACCACAATTATTAAAATTACAACCGAATAAATACATTATATATTTGTagtattttaattattacaCAAATGcatgtgttatttttcttcacAAGAGTGTGTATACACAAAATGCATAATTAATacgtaaattatttttgtaactaATCCTAAAAGATTTTTTCGTAGGCTCGATGTTTGTTACATCCATTCATATGAACTTttgtatgatattttttttacatctctAAATTTTTGAACACGTTAAATCTCCATTTTATTAGACACTTTTTCAGCAATAACAATAACATTGAAAAATCAAGATTCTATGTATTTGTTActtaatcaaatattttacttttttatgattatgttaGTTTTATTATCCACTTTTTTACTTACTTcgttcatttttaagtgtttttttagaaaattaacatcaaatattAATGATGTGTATTTTGTacattttcttcctattataccctcaatttaatccaccaataaattactatttttttacacacactttattttttccataaatttaatatgttatctttCTCTTGTGACGAACAATTGTCGGTTATTATCTTTTTTCCAacgaatttcattttttttgtgcaCTTTCTCTcccataacaaacaattgttaattttttaaatattgtgcacatatttttaattattttttttttgaagaaaccaaaATGGAATTAAATAACCAAAATCGAAAGCAGTTaccaagcacaaggtgtgcctagATAACTCCTACAGTATAACAGAGTTTATCACAAACGAAAGAAGAACACGAGAGTAGttagccaatacccaaacaaGCTAAAGTGTTTGACCACCACCTCTGCGTGCCAAATACAAACATAACATATTTGGCTTTCAGCAATACTAACGATAACAATTTCACCTTGTCTAACAAACGGGGAACTAATGTTACAACACCTTTTAGTCggtataaaaattatttactttttcttcATTGTCACCTTGTTATTGTATCTTGTCAAATGTGTCTTTAACTATTTCTCCCTCTTCACCTCTCAttagtagtttcaatgagtctTCCACTCTTTATTCTTTTTGAACATTTATGGagtctttaatttttcttctcaCAAATATGTTCTTTCACTTTGCACTTGAAATATTTAACAATTGCTACTCATCttatttatacaattttaaCTCTTCTTGGAACCATTGTTAGTaatgaaattttgtttaaatttaaagataacaagaaacgaactttgttaaaataaaacaaacaaactttgttttaaaaaaataaacaaacattagtttttcaaatagatagcattaattagttttattgagaaagataagagtaattgacaaagggtataattgacaaatgatacccttaaaaacactaaaagacagttaaataggaacgaaAAATTTACCataaaaagacacttaaaaaggaacggagggagtagataTAAACTTATAATCAAaagaatgttaaaaaaaagttcccttcaaaaaatagattatttagaagaaaaaaaaaactatgattagtataataaaaaaaagaaggcttaattgcactttttgacctctatctttccaaaagttgcggttatggacccctaactaatttaaatacaaaacagccccctatgttttgattctttggcagttttggaccccccaaggcaaaaaaaaaataaaaaattgacacgtggcacctcatttagggtgccacgtcagcgttgatcgagtcaacaatggactgggggtccaaaactgtcaaagaatcaaaacatagggggctgttttgtatttaaattagttaggggtccataaccgcaacttttgaaaagataggggtccaaaagtgcaattaagccaaaaaagaaTTATATAAGCTACGAGAAAGCTCTGACACTCCATCTAATGTCATTATGAATCGAGCAAGAAATATTCTCAACGAATGGAGTTGTATGCAACAAGCAAAACACTCGATTCATAGTACAacatatgatattatttgagaAAAAACGTCAATGCAGCTGTGAAGTGTAAAATTGATTGCACACTCTTTCACGACAATTTCATCAAGGGTTGTGACTCGTATTTTAGAGACTAAACAAGACAAATACTTCCTGGCATGTCAAATTACGGGATATTATCTGTTTCTCCATCTTAGGCACGAGCAATCAATATCCTTGAAGCCATCAAAATTGCTATCACATGACGCATGCAATTCATTATCTCTTAGTCGGATTGTAAAACTGTAGTGGATGCTGTGAATTCCAACATCATCCCACCTAACGAACTTGTGGTATTGTTTTGTGTCGTAAGAATTTGTTGTCACCACACAACAATTTTCTAAGCATTTTGTAAGATGGCAAGCAAATAAGATCGCTCACATCATAGCTAGAGAT
It encodes:
- the LOC25489904 gene encoding bet1-like protein At4g14600, which translates into the protein MSNSLRGGSFYGDAAPFRSREGLSTRTPAASSDEIQLRIDPVGDFDDEITGLRGQVRKLRNVAEEIGTEVKSQKDFLEQLQMTVAKAQAGVKNNLRRLNRSIVRNGSNHIVHVVLFALICFTIVYLWSKMSRK